GGCAACATGTCTTTGACATGAAACTCAGGGTGGATACACATTATTATGAATTGCAAGACGGTGTAGGTACCCGTGGCCGGGTTCAAGTTGGGAGGGAGCTCCTTGTGCTCTGTCATGGGTTGGAGTTCAATGTCTGTTGCGTTGAGGAAGGACTTGCGGTCGATATTGACGTGGGTCCCCCAGATGTAGGCGCAGGACTAGTAGCTCCATCGCCTCTGCAGGTGGTAGGAGACGACGAGGTGGAAGACGTGTTCGTGTTGGGGGATACCATCCGAGAGTTGGAGCCACGTGAAGTCGAGGAGGCTAAGGTGGCagagggtggcctctgtattgtggTCGTTGGGCTAGCCCTGGAGAGAGGATGGCGACTGGTAGATGTGGAACTCGGCGGTGGGAATCTCCTCGGACCTACCGCAGACACTTACCATGGCCGTGTTGCAGATCTTTTATGAAATTGTGTTGTCATACTACCGTTCTACCTTCATAAAGTGCATGTCATGTGCACGATGTCTGTGGCGGGTGTGTTGGGAACGATACTATGCATGCACTATAGGAGGAGCTAGATCTGTATAGTGCCTCTCTCGGGATGCTAAATGTTTTCTCGGAGAAAGATGCAACATCGCATTGATATCATATAGAAGAAAACTATGAAGCATCTCGCATAACAAAACATTATTTTATCCCAAAATACAACACATACTTAAAAGCTAAAGGTGACAGAAGCATCGGCACAATCGTGCTTCTAACTAGACAACAATAATTAAGATAATTTCATGGTACAGTGTGCAAGATTGAAGGAATAATCAATCAACAACTTTCCAACACACATGCAAAAACATCTTGCCAGTAGGTCGTGCTAACCGGCAAAACTATCCATCCATGACAGCATCCTCTCCAATGAAATCCTACAATGAGAAGAAAATTGATTTGAATACACCTGTCTAGCTCAACAATTCATATGCAAAGATTTGATACATGTTAATAAGAAATGTTCTTACGTTATTTAGAAGGTTGGTAATATCATCCGATGGGAAGGCATTAATGCCATTCAGTAGATCACTAGGCTCTTGTTGATTAACCATACTTTCTTGCACAGGGAGAATGCCAGCTGCATCCCCACCACCAGGCATTGGAGTTAATGTGACGAAACTATCTGTCTGAAGGTTGGAACCTGTAGAAATAGTTCTTCCAGAGTTCACCATATTAGTCTCGGTTTTTGAAGTGCTACCAATACCAAGTGCAGAATTGCCATTCAACATCGTCCCTACTGAGCTTGTGTTGCTTGCTATGTTGAATGGTGATATTTTCTCATTGAAGCCTTCCCGTAATGTAGTAATTCTACCTCCACTAAACATCTGAGATGGTGCCATTGGAGTACTATTGTGCGCATTCAACATCCCTACGGAGCTTGGGTTGGTAGGTATGTTGAATGGAACTATTTGTTCATTGAAACCCGTCACTGACGTGGTGTTGCCAATGAACGGTGGCAATTGATTTTGCAGCAACAATCCGCTAGATGACGTCTCATAGTTCGTCAGTTGGTTGATCCTTGGTATGTTCATGTGTGGTGGGACATGAGATGTTCCACCCCTATGAAGAATACCGGTCAAGTTTACCTGCATTGAAGACCGTCGGGGGTTGTTATAGTTCCCAGCAAAACCTGGAAAATTGGAACAACTACCAACTACACCGAGCATATGTGTATAAAGTGCATTCATGTGGGTATGATAATGGTTAATAGACTCGAGAGGTTGCACCTGGTACTCATTTGTGGGTGCCGAGCTCCCGCGACCACTTGGTGTGTTTGTGAAGTAACTTCGAAGATTTGATGGGCTTTTGCCTTTACTTGTCTCCATCAGCTTGCCACGCATGGAGTCAACATAGGAAGTACCAGAGCTATATGTGGAAAATTCATCTAACATTATGTCATCGAGTATGCCATTGTCTAGGCTGATGGGAGGGTCTTCGGAACCAGCAAATCTTCTCACATCCGGTGTGTGTGGAACCAAATACCTCGACATTCCACCACCATGGATTAATGACCCCATGCACAAGCTGCTCTGGCTATCCGTCAGCTGGCCTAATTGACTAGTTGCACCGAAATAGTTTGGACTCCAGGAGGGGATGCCACATGAGGACACATGCCATCTTTCATGCTCATGGTTATGCATAAAATTCCTCTGATTGTCCATGGATGAGTTCTGTCTTTCACTTGCATCACCGAGTGAATTTGGTTTGACTCTATTCAAGTACAACCTATACTTCTGAAATAAAAATATAGACAAAATAACCATGTATGAGATGCATGCTCATGGGAAAAAAGTAATGGTGGACATGTGGGAACAAAAAGAACTAAAAGTGCTGCACAGCTTCTAATAGAATGTGCGTGTAATGCATTGTACAAGACATGCCTTACATATCCAGGGACAAGAGGAATTACAATCACACACATGTTCGTGATCCGTGCATTAGTAAAGCTTTGATTGTTATGTTCTTACAAAATAAAAGCTTGCACTGATATATGAAAAAATGTTAGACTATGAATAATAGTAACGCAAACACGAAATTAGGCATGAGGATAAAAAATAAACCTGTAGATGACTCGCAATATTATGTCTAGTGAGGCAATCCACATTCATCAGCTCCAATATCTTGTTTGGAGCAACCTCTACAAAAATGTCATCAAAATATTTGTTAATGATAAATACCAAATAACCACAAGTGTTGTGTTAATGAATGAGGCACAAAATATGGTGTCTTACTATCAAGGCCGATCTGGTTGATAGCTTCTAGAAACTTGTTATGAAGGTCAGTTGTCCATTTCACCCTTGTATTCTTGTGGGTAGTGGATGCACGAGTGCTCTCTTTGTTCTCGTTAGAACTATCTTTTTCATTGCTCTTACTCTTGGAGTCCTTATTCTTGGCAAGCGTCCCAGGATGTACTCTCTGGTCGTCATCATTATCTCTACCCATGTGGCTTATTGCTTGGGATCTTCTCCTACTTTCAACATGCTGCCATATATTTTTGAGCTCGTTGGTATGCACTGGCTTCATCAAATAGTCACACGCCCCATGATTTATCCCCTTCATCACGGCCTTCTTGTCGCAATCCACTGATAGCACTGCATGCCATACGACCAACGGCTTAGCTTTGGAATTCAAACGTTCACAAAAATCTATTAACTGAACATAAATTTTGTCTAAGTGCTTATAGACAGAAAATTAAGTTCGATGTTTTCCAATGTGTCGTGCAAGTGGGGAAGCAAATATGTTACACATGATTTTCAAATGATATCACGACTACCATAAATCTGATGTTTCAATGCAAACTAAATGGGAAAAcattcatacactcaatataatggCTTAAAAAAATAAGCGTAACACAATGCCTAAACCATCATCACAACATGTTCCAACTAGGTAAATCAGATCATCACATAAAACTATTGGTGAACCACAAGATCAATTACTATTGTTGACCATGTTTCTCTAGCGTACTAGATAACAGTTGTCGACCCAAGCAATGTTTTGAGCATGGTAAGCGGTCACACATATTAGTTTTTATATGGTAAGCAGTATTATCTATGGGGATTTTATTACAATTTAGGAAAAATAAATATTTGTGGTAAGCACTTTCTGTCAAAAATAACATGACACGTAATAGTTTTCTAGTTTAGCTCAACTAATCTGCATGATTTCTATATGATACATGAGTGACCTACTCAATGTATCTTCTTAGAAGTGGCCCTCCTAATTTATATGCTATTCTTAAGAGTAGATAGTTTTAACTACTAACAAACTCAAGGAGATTAAAGATGAATAATCCTTGAATAATGTCAGTACAGAATTGCATTACTCATGCCACCATAGAAAACAGGTATGGTGCAATTGTATAATTTCTGTAATTGGAAGGACTAGAAATTTAAGATAGTTTAGAAAACAATTAAATATAATTTGGTCATATCACGAAAAAAGAATATATTATAGATTTAATTCTTATGACTAGGATTTTACAATTTTCAGGATACAAAATTAAATTATGTCCATAAATGCACCCATCAAACAAGTACATAGTGGGGTCTACATTACATTGAAGTGATAATTACTCTTACTAAGCTCGATTACCCATATATATCGTACGCATGATACTGAACTCTAGACTTCCGCATTAATTATTAAATTTGTAAAAACAATTGTATATAGaatgcagatgacatctttgaatgCAATTGGCTGATAAATTGATCGAAAATAGAAGCAGTTCCTATAGAAAAAACACATCTTGTTGCTTGATTATTTGGAATACATGACCATGTCTCTAGCATACTAAACACAATCAACACAATTATTGAAATCAATAATTAATGGAATCTCATAACTCATGTGCTAACCTATCCACGTCCATTCCCCTCCCCCACTAGCCATTCGATCTGATGGATGTATGGTTAGATAGGATCCCATTAGTTCGGGCGAGGAACCGACACCACTATGTATATATGGATCCTGCGCTCCCCCTCCTAACTCATGTGTCGATCCACCTCAGTTCTGCTACCCGCCCCGCTGGCCATCCAATCAAAAGGATGAACGGTTAGATGAGATCTGGATCCCACACCCCCCTCCTAACTCATGTGTCGGTCCACCTCCCCTCTGCTACCCCACTGGCCATCCGATTGAGCGGATGAACGGTTAGATGGGATTCCGCTGGTATAGGCTGGGGACCCTACTCTTTAGATTTTCTCAAAGCCCAAGTTCAAAATAGTGTGCGCATGATGTGCATCTGTATGTGATTTCATAAAATCATCCTAAAAATATAGGATCTCACATGCTGCCGAATTAAAGGAATAAATATCCTTTCAGTGTATCTTGAAGATTCAGCAGTAAAAGTACTCCTTAAAAACAATTGTACATGCAAAAATAGAATTAGGACTTCGGGTTGAGTAGTGAGTGTACTGATGACGGGCAGATCCATCTCGAGGCCGATGAGCTCGAGGAGCTTGAAGCCGTCCATGTCCGGCATGCGCACATCGGCGAGGACCAGGTCGAATTGCTCCTTCCTCGCCCTGAGCATCTTCAGCGCCGTCTTGGCATCCATCACCATCGTTGCTGCATAGCAGCGAGCATTATTCAGAGAAACAAAAAGGCTCCGATTCTGATCTAATGGACCATGACGAAGTGGAGAGATCAAGAGACTCACGCTGGTACTTGCAGTGGCGCAAGAGGACCTCTAGTACCTTGAGGCAGACACGGTCGTCGTCCACCGCGAGCACGCGCAACCCCTCCGGGAACTTGTCCTCCGCCGCATCCTCCATCATCTGCCTCTGGTTCCCACCCATCGCGGCCATGTTTTCCCAACTTCTTCCCACCTGTCAAAGAAAACACCATCAAG
This portion of the Triticum dicoccoides isolate Atlit2015 ecotype Zavitan chromosome 7A, WEW_v2.0, whole genome shotgun sequence genome encodes:
- the LOC119333947 gene encoding two-component response regulator ORR25-like, whose product is MAAMGGNQRQMMEDAAEDKFPEGLRVLAVDDDRVCLKVLEVLLRHCKYQPTMVMDAKTALKMLRARKEQFDLVLADVRMPDMDGFKLLELIGLEMDLPVIMLSVDCDKKAVMKGINHGACDYLMKPVHTNELKNIWQHVESRRRSQAISHMGRDNDDDQRVHPGTLAKNKDSKSKSNEKDSSNENKESTRASTTHKNTRVKWTTDLHNKFLEAINQIGLDKVAPNKILELMNVDCLTRHNIASHLQKYRLYLNRVKPNSLGDASERQNSSMDNQRNFMHNHEHERWHVSSCGIPSWSPNYFGATSQLGQLTDSQSSLCMGSLIHGGGMSRYLVPHTPDVRRFAGSEDPPISLDNGILDDIMLDEFSTYSSGTSYVDSMRGKLMETSKGKSPSNLRSYFTNTPSGRGSSAPTNEYQVNLTGILHRGGTSHVPPHMNIPRINQLTNYETSSSGLLLQNQLPPFIGNTTSVTGFNEQIVPFNIPTNPSSVGMLNAHNSTPMAPSQMFSGGRITTLREGFNEKISPFNIASNTSSVGTMLNGNSALGIGSTSKTETNMVNSGRTISTGSNLQTDSFVTLTPMPGGGDAAGILPVQESMVNQQEPSDLLNGINAFPSDDITNLLNNDFIGEDAVMDG